The DNA window ATATGGCCCCCACTAATGGGTCATTGAGCGCCCCAGTGTTTACTGTTTTATGGCGAGCATAAACCACTTTTAGGAACAGGTATGGAAATTCTACAAAAGATAGCCACCAAGGGGTCTTATCGACCACTTCTGCCGATGACCACGATCCCAGTGGGTGGACTGTGGCCCGCGGCACTTGGGCGAATAGGTACATATCTGAAATGATTAGTTAATCCAGAAAATGGCGAGCACAGAACGCAGGGTCGCGGGCCGTCTGAAATTGCACGTATCTCAAACACGGAATACGCGCAATATTGGGAACTCTTTGCACTGGACAGATTCTTATCACCTATCACTCGCTGACAGCGAGTCAACCAGTTGTGCTGTTGGCTCTCCGTGTTATCTAATTGAATTTACTTGCTGATATCAGCTATCGTAGGGCCCGGAGACGGCCAGGAAGTCGTCCGGACGAGACCAGCTAGCTGTGCCCGCTGTATCAGCGGGCGGCGTAGTCGAGAGATGCTGATTTGAATGCGCTTCGTTTTATTGCTTAAACATTAGACAGTTTAAAAAGACACAAGCCACTGGACGCCGGTGACAACTTAAAACCTAGTTCACATGCACGTTTGTTTACAATCTTTCCGAGAACGCTTCGGTTCATTTACATAACTCGCTGGGAATGTACAGCACATTGCACAGATACACAATTGCACGGATGCCACCGCGGCATCGCCAGTTGTCAAGCTTCTTTTTACAAAACTTACACTCTACGTTAGATTATTAGATTCTCGTTGGTTGGGGCTGGTTCTGAGATTTGTACAAGGCCCGCATCTATTTACAAGCCAGCAGAAGTTCGCGTTAAGTACAATGGAATCTTTCAGTTTTACACTAGCTTACGAGTTCTGCGAGGCGGGCGAAGGCAGGTGGCCGTGGTCGTAGCGGTTGCTCACGACAGCGCCACCTCCAGACACATCATTATCAGGAATCCAGACACGGTGCCCCAAGTGGCGATCGTACCATTGCCGCTGGCATGTGCCTCGGGCAGAATGTCGTCCGACACAATGTAGATCATGGCGCCGGCCGCAAAGGAGAGGGCGTAGGGCAGGATCAGGTTAGCGAAGGTCACGGCCACGGCGCCCAGCACGCCGAAGATGGGCTCCACCATGCCGGACAGTTGTCCGTACCACAGAGCCCGCTTCACGCTGAATCCTGCGGCATGCAGGGGCAGGCTGACGGCCAATCCCTCGGGGAAGTTCTGAATGCCGATGCCGATGGCCAGGTTGCGGGCACTCTCGAATGTCGATGAGTTGGTCGAGCCAATGGCCCCGAAGCTCACGCCCACGGCCAGCCCTTCGGGTATATTGTGCACCGTGATGGCCACGACCAGGAGCATGATCCTCTTCCACTGGGACAGGGCCTCCTCCGcgcgctgctgctcctcgggCGTCGTGTAGGTGCACTGCTCCATCTCGTTGATGCTGGCGCCCTTCTTGCGGCGCCTCGACTCGCCGCTATGCTGCACACTCAGGCAGTCCGAGAAGCTGTCCAGGCTCTTAGAAGCCAACCGATCCGAGGCACCGCCTCCATTGCGCTTCGAGTCCTCGATAGCTATGTCCGCCTTGTCCTTGGACTGCGTCATCTGGATCATCATATTGGTGCTGTTCAAGCCCAAGTAGGACATCAGCTTGTCGCAGCCATAGACAAAGATGGAGCCCAGGAGGAAGCCACCGGACACGGGCAAAAAGGCATAGACTCCGTACAAGTGGGAAGTCTCGGCCATTTCAATGGCCGGCTTGAGGAGTGACCAGAAGGAGGCTGCTATCATCACGCCAGCGGCGAATCCCAGGGCGGCGTCCAGGGACCTTCGCTGGTTGCCGCGGACGAAGATCACCAGGGCGGCGCCGGCGGCCGTGAGGCCCCAGGTGAGCAGGGTGCCCAGCAGGGCCTGCGTCACGGGACCATAGCCGGGAATCATCTTGTCTTGAGGGCTactgcagctgctcctccgTGCCCGTCACCGGCTGGTATTGAGTGCTTCCCAAGATTTATTCGCGTGTGCGGGGAGAACAAGCTTTTTCCCTGTTTTAATTGTCGTACCTCGATTGTTTACTCGCAGTTGGAAATGTGCCACGTTCTTGGGCACTGATTGCGGGGTAAACAATACCAGCTTCGAATGTGTAGCGTTCAATGGAGTTTCGGGTTCTGTGTGTTGGGTGTTTCAAGGGAATCACCGGAGCACTTGTTGCTTATCGTCTTCTGTTCTTTTCGTTTGCGCGGAATGCCAAAGAGTTTTCGTGTGCTCGGGTGAGGGAGTTTGCGGGGAGAGGCGTGTAATACTGTAGGTTTTGATAAAAGTCTAGGCTACTAGTTCTACTGGAGCGCGTCGGAAAGTGATGAATGAGCCGCTGACTGAGCTGACAGCCCCTCAAAAAGCAATTTTTATAGGGCTGTTCGCCGCTGGCCCCGGCTATCGATAGTGCTATCGCTGGCGTCTATCGATGAGCGGCCAGTGCTAGCGATGGCACTCCCTAGGCGCACTTTTTAAACTGCAAACATTATTGTTAGCACGGTATTTGGGAGCTCATTTAACGACTCAAGTTAACTTAAGTACTAAGAAGACATTTAGCATAAGCTTTTACTATCGATTACTGTTTGGTGGACGAACCCTCCCAACGGGCAGCCATTTCGGTCTCTCTCCAGATAAcgtgtttatttaaacaacGGGCCAGCTATCACGTagttataaacaaataaaacagtGTTTTCTAGTCAACATGACTGACAGAGTCGGGCAAAAAGTAGGCAGCATCCGCAGCATCAACAATATACCACCAAAGGGCATGGGCTGCTCACCACAAGGAGACCTCCTGAGCcaacttttatttaacaagTCTCCACACTTGAACTTTCAGCGCGTTAAGTTCATGCAGCCCGATTCGGAGTTGAGCCAGCGACCGCGGAAACGACAGGGAACACCCACATCCTCCAGGGACAACGAGCCGGGATCGGCCAACAAGCGCGCCCAGCCGGGAACCCCAACAACCACCACACCAAAGGTAAGACgataaatactttattatttattattaattataaatttatatttcatctTGTTGGGTTGGGATAAAAtctatttgcattttaacaaaGACAAATATGGGTACTGTTCATATTAATTCTTATAAATTACAGGAAAATTTAGTGTTtaccaacatttttaaaaaaaatcaattagttATTTAAGTTCCAAAATAGGTAAAATGTTTTGTAGTAACTAAAACAGTAATcacttattataattattcaTATAGACCTAAAAtttgtacattttatttttccagaaTGACATCAGCCGCTTCTTCAGGGCCCTCAATCACAACAAAGCTGCGGATGATGAGGTAATCGAGTCGCCAGCGACTAAACTACTCAACAGGTGGGTCCTTAAACAACCTATTTAAAGCAAAGTGGTTTCAAACTAAATCTAAACTTTCTACACAGGATAAGCAGTGGCTGCTACACTCCCTTGCCcgcagtggctgctccccagCCGAAAGAAAGCAACGGCAGTGGAGATGCTGTGGCCGAGAAAGTACAGGCACAAAAGAGTCTGCAATTTGGTGAGCAGCCGGTCGGCAATACCCCTCAACCGACACCATTGAGCACGACACGACCACGTCGAAGTACAGTGGAACCACCGTCGGTGATGACACCTCCAGTGCGCACTAGTCGGCGCCGCAGCTGCGTGGCGGAAATCAGCAGTCCCGCTGCAATGGAACCCAGAATGACTCGGCGCAGGAGCTCGCTCCACGTTGGCTTGGCGTCCACGTCAATACAGGAAGCTGAACCAGCTGCGCCTGCAGCTTTGGAGCCCAGGATGACTCGTCGCAGAAGCTCATTGCTGGGGACTGCCAAACAGGCAGAGGAAACAGCTCAGAAGCAAAGTATTCAGACCATAACGGAGGAGCTGGCTCCCATTCAAGAGAACAGAAATTCTGTAGTTATGATGGAGGACAagacaacaaacaaaactgaTTGCGTTGTGCGGTCAATAGAGATAACCGCCATGGAGACGGAAGCTACCTACAAAGCGGACAGGCGGGGCACTCTATATACCTCCGAATGCATGGACATAAGTACCTCTCGACGTCGCAGCGTGGCCACCTCCAGCTCCGAGCTGAGGGATGAAAACGTGCTTCTACGTAGACAATCGCTCAGCAACGTCACCACCCAGACGTCGAACTCCATCATGGAGGAGCCACTGACGCCGCTTTTCAGTTCCACCCGACTGCCGAGCGGTCAGTCCACAGGGAATCGCAGGCGCACCATCTTCAATCTGGACATGGAGGTGATCAACGAGAGCATCGAAAGGATCAATCAATCGCATCGCAGATCTCTAGCTTTGGCCAATGAGGCCGAGTTGGGCGAGTGTCGCATAGTTTCGGAGCAAGAACCACCGCTGTCGGAGGCAACCCCATCGCAGGAACCCAAAAGGCGACGCCTTTTCAATCCAAACGACGAGGTGGTCCTATCACCCCCCAAAAGCAGTAGGAAAAGTCGCCTGAGCATTTCTAGCTCCTCGAGCTCCGTGCAGAAGCGTCGTCGTTCGCTAGCCACACCGGCCAAGTCGTCCTCCCTGGAGGCGTGTGTCCCGGCTGCTGTCCCCAAAGCCATAACACCACAGGAAAAAGAGGCTTCTGTAAGAGCCGTTCCAGACTTAGAGGATTCCGTATCGATCGCAGAGGAGGAGGGCGACAAGCCCAAGGGCAAACCACGCTCACGCATTCGCACTCTAGTGCACACCAACATGCACCAGGAGCAGATCCAGGTCATCCACAAGGTTGGTAGCACGACGGAGTGACCAGTACACCACCCTCAACACCCGCCAATTGTAACCATTGTAGTCCGCGTAAAGAAGTTCCCCAACTCCAGTAATGGATTAGTTAGTAAACCGTACTAGTTTGTTAATTAGCATATTCGCAACTCGTTAATGGCCCATATTAATTATTGATTAAGCATAAACAACACTCGATAGATTGGTAGAGCAGTCCCTCATTTGTAATGCCCCCCGTACAgttgaataaataatatccGAGGCGGTCATAAATCCTAATCGCAAGCCGCCTTCAATCCCAGGCCCTGCGCAAGTTACGCGGCATGCGGCTGGATCCGACCGTGACCCAGCGCACCACCCACCTGGTAAGCCTGGAGCCGCGTCGAACCCTGAATCTCCTGCGCGGCCTGATGCGCGGCGTCTGGATCGTCAGCTATCAGTGGGTCCTGGCCTCGATTCGGGCCGGCAAGTGGGTCGGTGAAGAGCCCTTCGAACTGACCAGATTTTCGCGGGCCATCGAGGTGAGTCATTTGCTCCTACCATTGGCTGCATAGTCGCCTAATTCCGATTTCAATCCCTCAGATTTGCCGCACTGAAAGGCAGGCTTTCGGCATCCACTACCAGTGCGAGTTGTTCCGCTTCATGGAGCCCTTCTATGTGTCATCCCTGTGCCGACCGGTGCAGTTCAACAACATGAAggagctgctcctgctgggCGGCGCCACCCTGACCGAGAACCGCTTCAAGGCCAAGTACATTATCGGCGATAAGCGGCGGGCGGAGGACGAGCGCGTCTACCTGGATCCCTTCTGGGTGCTGGACAGCATTACCAACATGCAGATCCAGAAGTTCGGCAAATACCTTATGAAGAGCGCCATCATCACGGCCGCTGGCATTCGGTACGAGGATCCCAGGGAGATCGATGAGGATCCCCAAGCGCAGAGGAGCCAACACGACTACGTGGATCCGCCTTTGGTGCTGGACAAATAAAGATAGGCGGGCGCTAGCCACTTTCCACATCTGTTTCACCTTTTTGTTGCCAAACTTTCCAAATACgcatatgtaaatatatttagttcTATTTTAACTTGTATTTATTCTGATTCGACtgattttagtatttttaaggATCTTTATAGTTgatggtttttaaaa is part of the Drosophila biarmipes strain raj3 chromosome 2R, RU_DBia_V1.1, whole genome shotgun sequence genome and encodes:
- the LOC108030049 gene encoding zinc transporter ZIP11; this encodes MIPGYGPVTQALLGTLLTWGLTAAGAALVIFVRGNQRRSLDAALGFAAGVMIAASFWSLLKPAIEMAETSHLYGVYAFLPVSGGFLLGSIFVYGCDKLMSYLGLNSTNMMIQMTQSKDKADIAIEDSKRNGGGASDRLASKSLDSFSDCLSVQHSGESRRRKKGASINEMEQCTYTTPEEQQRAEEALSQWKRIMLLVVAITVHNIPEGLAVGVSFGAIGSTNSSTFESARNLAIGIGIQNFPEGLAVSLPLHAAGFSVKRALWYGQLSGMVEPIFGVLGAVAVTFANLILPYALSFAAGAMIYIVSDDILPEAHASGNGTIATWGTVSGFLIMMCLEVALS
- the LOC108030048 gene encoding uncharacterized protein LOC108030048, which codes for MDKFLLRNPTWKTKTHGSIVASSSVAAKKPAASPIRRPLQDSNLGDSRSKPTTLPSKSQSQAPADDQVAKDRLMLKPALAVSKAISQHRSEFYKDEAAGSGAAPAASANGAATPTRHEGQWARLQQDLNSPNAALRLRAIRALKSPTKSAYNTFDVPQAEQSIITMEERHPQEPLTLPELLKDIVVYVEVRTGNDNRSEGVKTIIAKMGAQVNNRLTRTTTHVVFKDGLLSTYKKAAEWKIPVVSILWIEACKVQRKICDPSKFPISNIRMYEYPELFGKMPRVKFMQPDSELSQRPRKRQGTPTSSRDNEPGSANKRAQPGTPTTTTPKNDISRFFRALNHNKAADDEVIESPATKLLNRISSGCYTPLPAVAAPQPKESNGSGDAVAEKVQAQKSLQFGEQPVGNTPQPTPLSTTRPRRSTVEPPSVMTPPVRTSRRRSCVAEISSPAAMEPRMTRRRSSLHVGLASTSIQEAEPAAPAALEPRMTRRRSSLLGTAKQAEETAQKQSIQTITEELAPIQENRNSVVMMEDKTTNKTDCVVRSIEITAMETEATYKADRRGTLYTSECMDISTSRRRSVATSSSELRDENVLLRRQSLSNVTTQTSNSIMEEPLTPLFSSTRLPSGQSTGNRRRTIFNLDMEVINESIERINQSHRRSLALANEAELGECRIVSEQEPPLSEATPSQEPKRRRLFNPNDEVVLSPPKSSRKSRLSISSSSSSVQKRRRSLATPAKSSSLEACVPAAVPKAITPQEKEASVRAVPDLEDSVSIAEEEGDKPKGKPRSRIRTLVHTNMHQEQIQVIHKALRKLRGMRLDPTVTQRTTHLVSLEPRRTLNLLRGLMRGVWIVSYQWVLASIRAGKWVGEEPFELTRFSRAIEICRTERQAFGIHYQCELFRFMEPFYVSSLCRPVQFNNMKELLLLGGATLTENRFKAKYIIGDKRRAEDERVYLDPFWVLDSITNMQIQKFGKYLMKSAIITAAGIRYEDPREIDEDPQAQRSQHDYVDPPLVLDK